The genomic region CCCTGATCACCCAGCGCCGCAAGGCGCGGGAGGTCGGTCATCGGCTCGTACATCGGAGTCTGGTCGATCTTCCAGTCGCCGGTAAAGAGCGCGGTCCCCATCGGGGTATGCAGCGCAATCGCCATGGCGTTGGGCACCGAGTGGTTGATGTGCACAAACTCCGCCACAAAGGGGCCGATCTCCAGCTGCTCGCCAGGCTCCACTTCGATCAGGTCCACCTGGTTGCCCAGCCCGTGCGACTGCAGCTTGCGGTTAAGCATCCCCAGGGTAAGCCGCCCGCTGTAGACGGGCACATCGACTTCCTGAAGGAAGAAGGGCGCGCCGCCGATGTGGTCCTCGTGACCGTGGGTCAGCAGGATACCGTCGAGCTTATCGAGGTTGTCGAGCACGTAGCTCCAGTCCGGGAGCACGATGTCGACGCCGAAGTCGCCGGTCTCGGGGAAGGTGATGCCGCAGTCGATCATCAGCATCGAGCCGTTGCACTCGATGATCGAGCAGTTCATACCAACCTCATCCAGACCACCGAGCGGAATGTAGCGCAGGTAGTCTTTTTTGGGCGGGGCGGGTAGCAGGTTGTTTTCGCTCATGAATCCTCTTCATACAGGTGTACGTCGGCCCTGGCCACAGCGCATCCGGCGCGTGACAAGGATCAGGGCCCTGACTGTCGGTTTTAAATGGGGTGATTCAAAAGTATCACGTCGGGAAGGTCATATCGGGGTGTTCAGGCGCCGGGACGCGTCGCCGGAGCGCGATCGTCACACTCTCCGGGGGGGGCTTCATCGGGATGAAGCCAGTGACCGTCGGCGGCGTTTGCATCGTCGCATCGCTCGTGGGCCGGGGGCGGAGAACACCAGAGGCAATCTTCGGGGCGTTCCAGAAGCTGCACAGAGATCTCGGCGCTGTCGTCGTCGGCACCGGTGGCGCTGTCGACCAGCGCGCGAGGCGTCAACAAAAGAGCGCTCGCAAACGCCAGGGCGCCAACGAGAAGCTTCAACGTGAGATGTGTGAGGGGCCCGGTCATGCCGTAAGAACTCAGTATTTTCGTCACCGTTAACGCCCTGAACTCTAGCAGGTATTCCACATCATTAAAAGGCCGGACGAAAACTCGACTCGCCGGCAGTCGCCTTGATCGCTTGGGCGTTGCGCGCTATCAAAGGCTGCGCACGCGTTAATCCATGTCCACCACTTTTGTCCGTGGGCTCGTTGAATGTCTGGATGATGGGGAGAGTTTCATCTCGCCATCCGGTCAGCGAGCCCGATGACAGGTCGTCTATGCTGGCACTCTACGTATTCTGTCTGGTCTTCGGGGGCCTCTTCGTGGCGATGACCGTCTTCGCCGGGCTGGGATCCGACGCCGATCTGGAAGCCGACGGGGAGGGGGACTTCGATCTCGATAAAGAGTTTGAGATCGATAAAGAGTTTGAGATCGATAAAGAATTTGAAGTCGATAAGGACTTTGATGGCGACGCCGACAAAGATTTTGAGACCGGGCACGGGCGGCGCTTTCGGCCGCTGCGAAGCTTTAAGTTTTATACCTATTCGATGGCCTTCTTCGGGCTGACCGGCACGCTGCTCACGGTGCTGGGGCTTGCCAGCGGTGCGCTGGCCGCCGGGCTCTCGGCCTTGATGGGCCTGGGCGCCGGCCTGGCCGTTGCCTACGTGCTCTACTTAGGCGGCCTCAGCGAGGGCGGGCGGGCCACCAACGATGATGATTTTGTGGGGACCACCGCCCGGGTGCTGCTTCCGGTGAAGAAGGGCCAGCGAGGTAAAGTTCGCGTGACCATCGGCGGGCGCAGCATGGATGTGATGGCGGTGACCGAGGATGAGGGTGTGGTGCTCGACTTAAATGAGTCCTGCTTCGTCCTCGGGATTGAAGACGGCGTGGCGCGCGTGGTCGATATGCGCGCGCTCGAAGAACGACGGCAGAGTTAAGGCACCTCGGCGACCATTATGAAGCTGTGGCCTGCGCCGGTTGCGCAGCCCCGGGTTCATCAACGTAAGGGATAGAGGGTATGGAAGGTATCGTCATTACGACCATCTTTTTAGGGTTCTTCGGGTTCATCGCCGTCTCGGCGTTGATCTGGGCCTACCGCTATTTCCTGAGGGTGTGTCGGCCCAATGAGGTGCTGATCTTCTCGGGTAAGGATTACCGCCTGGCCGACGGCTCGGTGCGGGGCTACGAGGTGTTGGCCGGCGGCCGTCGCCTCTTTAACCCCTTCTTCGAGAAGGTCGAACGCCTCGACCTGACGGTGATGCCGGTGCATATCAGCATCACCGGGGCGTACTCCCGCGGTGGTATCCCGCTGACCCTTCAGGCGGTAGCCAACGTGAAGATCGACAGCGATGAGCGCTCGATCCACAACGCCGTCGAGCGTTTTCTGGGGCGCGGTCGCAACGAGATCATGCGCGTCGCTCAGGAGACCCTGGAGGGTAACCTCCGCGGCGTGCTCGCCACGCTGACCCCGGAGCAGGTCAACGAGAACCGCCTGCTCTTCGCCGACCAGCTCGCCCGCGAGGCCGAGCCCGACCTTGAGAAGCTCGGCCTGCACCTGGACACGCTGAAGATCCAGAACGTGGCCGATGATCGCGACTACCTCGACTCCATCGGTCGCCGGCGCATCGCCGAGATCCTCAAAGTTGCCGAGGTCGCCGAGTCCAACGCGGTAAAGACCGCCGAAGAGTCGGAAGCCGAGGCCCAGGGCCGCGGTGAGGTTGCGCGCCGCAACGCTCAGGCGCAGATCCAGCGCGTGCAGAATGCCCTGCGTGAGCTTCAGGCCGACCTGGAGCTGCGCGCTCGCTCCGAAGAAGAGCGCGCCACCGCCCGGGCGATGACCGCCCGCGCTGAGGCCGAGCAGGAACTTCAGCAGGTTCGTACCGAGCTTGAGAAGTTGCGCCTGCAGGCCGACGTCGTCATCCCCGCCGAGGCCGATAAGGTCGCCCGCGAGCTGACCGCCGCCGGTGAGGCCGCCGAGATCGCCGAGCGCGGCCGCGCCATGGCCGAGGTCCTGCGCATGATGACCGAGGTCTGGGTCGACGCCGGCGATGCGGCGATGGACGTCTTCATCCTCCAGCGTATGGAGTCGGTGATGAAACGCGTGGCTGACGC from Lujinxingia vulgaris harbors:
- a CDS encoding flotillin family protein; this translates as MEGIVITTIFLGFFGFIAVSALIWAYRYFLRVCRPNEVLIFSGKDYRLADGSVRGYEVLAGGRRLFNPFFEKVERLDLTVMPVHISITGAYSRGGIPLTLQAVANVKIDSDERSIHNAVERFLGRGRNEIMRVAQETLEGNLRGVLATLTPEQVNENRLLFADQLAREAEPDLEKLGLHLDTLKIQNVADDRDYLDSIGRRRIAEILKVAEVAESNAVKTAEESEAEAQGRGEVARRNAQAQIQRVQNALRELQADLELRARSEEERATARAMTARAEAEQELQQVRTELEKLRLQADVVIPAEADKVARELTAAGEAAEIAERGRAMAEVLRMMTEVWVDAGDAAMDVFILQRMESVMKRVADAARQVEVREVALIDSGNGKALPNYVSSFPGIVSGLFKEMRETVGIDIEAVLTGGGGMTEGSGGGKSASAPASLGRRLSEARESGEGFSKRPTTQHSIPKLGEERDGPTEKA